In one Aeromicrobium erythreum genomic region, the following are encoded:
- a CDS encoding lysoplasmalogenase — translation MDERHSGGWRGIPFLVAFVAVLSVHLVLLAADATPWDSVTKCLLAPVLVAWVVAERGPGLLVAALVLCLGGDLLLEVDGLFVAGMASFAAAHVCLVTLFVRAGAVRERRPHPLLVATYLLAGVARVAWAWGGLAADLRPVVPVYAVLLLATAVTSSCVDVLAGVGGALFLVSDGLIALGEAGRVDPGSATVSVAVMILYGAAIALLTAGALRVSGDLSTRGPVLRQPSGEPLT, via the coding sequence ATGGACGAGCGGCACAGCGGCGGGTGGCGAGGGATCCCGTTCCTGGTCGCGTTCGTCGCCGTGCTGTCGGTGCACCTGGTGCTCCTCGCGGCCGACGCGACCCCGTGGGACAGCGTCACGAAGTGCCTGCTGGCACCCGTGCTCGTGGCGTGGGTGGTCGCCGAGCGGGGTCCGGGGCTGCTCGTGGCCGCGCTCGTGCTGTGCCTCGGCGGCGACCTCCTGCTCGAGGTCGACGGGCTGTTCGTCGCCGGCATGGCCTCGTTCGCGGCGGCCCACGTCTGCCTCGTCACGCTGTTCGTGCGCGCCGGTGCGGTGCGGGAGCGACGCCCCCACCCGCTCCTGGTGGCGACGTACCTCCTCGCCGGCGTCGCCCGCGTCGCGTGGGCGTGGGGCGGCCTCGCAGCCGACCTGCGTCCGGTCGTGCCGGTCTACGCCGTGCTGCTGCTCGCGACCGCCGTCACGTCGTCGTGCGTCGACGTGCTGGCGGGCGTCGGCGGAGCCCTCTTCCTCGTCTCCGACGGGCTGATCGCCCTGGGCGAGGCGGGCCGCGTCGACCCGGGGTCGGCCACGGTGTCGGTGGCCGTCATGATCCTCTACGGCGCGGCGATCGCGCTGCTGACGGCCGGCGCGCTGCGCGTGTCGGGCGACCTGTCGACGCGCGGCCCCGTCCTCCGGCAGCCCAGCGGCGAACCCCTGACGTGA
- a CDS encoding sensor domain-containing diguanylate cyclase, whose translation MEPLSPATGTDTFSAVANRVVEYLRRSTPISDWSVNRRIEGEQVFLHTTNGTLVRVGDRRPWDQSYCHRAFDLGADAIVDDVTTHPQYSDLRIGATRSYAGVPIRDPEGEMFGMLCGLGVDPLDGADVDAELLAVLGDLLGAHLSLARRAESDDRERRTAEALAQTDALTGLVNRRGWDSVLADAAVRASAYGDLAAVVLCDLDGLKDVNDRHGHAAGDTLLQRTAHALTRARGAHDTLARYGGDEFVVLVEDVSPRLLSRTLQRYRDALEHEGVEASFGWSLVFPGDEPVDLAFQRADRSMYEDKRARRAARREPDTAAG comes from the coding sequence ATGGAGCCGCTCTCCCCCGCCACGGGGACCGACACCTTCAGCGCCGTCGCGAACCGCGTCGTGGAGTACCTGAGGCGCAGCACGCCGATCAGCGACTGGTCGGTCAACCGACGGATCGAGGGCGAGCAGGTCTTCCTGCACACCACGAACGGCACGCTCGTGCGGGTCGGCGACCGCCGGCCGTGGGACCAGTCCTACTGCCACCGGGCCTTCGACCTCGGGGCCGACGCGATCGTCGACGACGTGACCACGCACCCGCAGTACAGCGACCTGCGCATCGGGGCCACCCGCAGCTACGCCGGCGTGCCGATCCGCGACCCGGAGGGCGAGATGTTCGGCATGCTCTGCGGCCTGGGCGTCGACCCGCTCGACGGGGCCGACGTCGACGCCGAGCTGCTCGCCGTGCTGGGCGACCTGCTCGGTGCCCACCTCTCGCTCGCCCGCCGGGCCGAGAGCGACGACCGCGAGCGGCGCACCGCGGAGGCCCTGGCCCAGACCGACGCGCTCACGGGCCTCGTCAATCGCCGTGGCTGGGACTCCGTGCTCGCCGACGCCGCGGTCCGCGCGAGCGCGTACGGCGACCTCGCCGCGGTGGTGCTGTGCGACCTCGACGGTCTGAAGGACGTGAACGACCGCCACGGCCACGCCGCCGGCGACACCCTCCTGCAGCGCACCGCGCACGCGCTGACCCGTGCCCGCGGCGCGCACGACACCCTCGCGCGGTACGGCGGCGACGAGTTCGTCGTCCTGGTGGAGGACGTCTCGCCGAGGCTGCTCAGCCGGACGCTGCAGCGCTACCGCGACGCGCTGGAGCACGAGGGCGTGGAGGCCTCCTTCGGGTGGTCGCTCGTCTTCCCCGGCGACGAGCCGGTCGACCTGGCGTTCCAACGCGCCGACCGGTCGATGTACGAGGACAAGCGGGCCCGCCGCGCCGCACGACGCGAGCCCGACACCGCCGCCGGGTAG
- a CDS encoding acyl-CoA dehydrogenase family protein, with product MPADRLMPTPESADLIALTRELVDDKLRPRVDEAERTATFPRDVFAMLGRAGLLGLPYPEELGGGGQPYEVYLQVVEEIASAWAAVGVGVSVHALSCFGLAEAGTDEQRQRWLPDLLGGDLLGAYCLSEAHAGSDPAAMRTKAVRQGDDYVITGAKAWTTHGGQADFYKVMARTSDEKGRGISCFLVPADAEGLTADVPEQKMGLMSSTTATMLFDGVRVPAERRLGAEGQGLAIALAGLDAGRLGIAAVAVGVAQGALDAAVAYAQEREAFGRAIIDHQGLGFLLADMAAAVDSARATYLHAARLKDAGRPYGRAASVAKLVATDNAMKVTTDAVQVLGGAGYTKDFPVERYMRETKVMQIFEGTNQIQRLVISRHLK from the coding sequence ATGCCCGCCGATCGTCTGATGCCGACCCCCGAGTCGGCCGACCTCATCGCCCTCACGCGCGAGCTCGTCGACGACAAGCTGCGCCCTCGCGTCGACGAGGCCGAGCGCACCGCCACGTTCCCGCGCGACGTCTTCGCGATGCTGGGCCGTGCCGGCCTGCTGGGCCTGCCCTACCCCGAGGAGCTCGGCGGCGGAGGCCAGCCGTACGAGGTCTACCTGCAGGTCGTCGAGGAGATCGCCTCGGCCTGGGCGGCCGTCGGCGTCGGGGTGAGCGTCCACGCGCTCTCCTGCTTCGGGCTCGCCGAGGCCGGCACCGACGAGCAGAGGCAGCGCTGGCTGCCCGACCTGCTCGGGGGTGACCTGCTGGGTGCCTACTGCCTCTCCGAGGCGCACGCCGGCTCCGACCCGGCCGCGATGCGGACCAAGGCGGTCCGCCAGGGCGACGACTACGTCATCACCGGCGCGAAGGCCTGGACCACCCACGGCGGGCAGGCCGACTTCTACAAGGTCATGGCCCGCACGTCCGACGAGAAGGGGCGGGGCATCTCCTGCTTCCTCGTCCCGGCCGACGCCGAAGGCCTCACGGCCGACGTGCCCGAGCAGAAGATGGGGCTCATGTCCTCCACGACGGCCACGATGCTGTTCGACGGCGTCCGGGTGCCCGCGGAGCGACGGCTCGGCGCCGAGGGTCAGGGCCTGGCCATCGCACTCGCCGGCCTCGACGCCGGACGGCTCGGCATCGCCGCGGTGGCGGTCGGCGTCGCGCAGGGCGCCCTCGACGCCGCCGTCGCGTACGCCCAGGAGCGTGAGGCGTTCGGCCGGGCGATCATCGACCACCAGGGGCTCGGCTTCCTGCTGGCCGACATGGCCGCGGCCGTCGACTCCGCGCGTGCCACCTACCTGCACGCCGCCCGGCTGAAGGACGCCGGACGTCCGTACGGGCGGGCCGCGTCGGTCGCCAAGCTCGTCGCCACCGACAACGCCATGAAGGTGACCACCGACGCGGTGCAGGTGCTCGGCGGCGCCGGCTACACCAAGGACTTCCCGGTCGAGCGCTACATGCGCGAGACCAAGGTCATGCAGATCTTCGAGGGCACCAACCAGATCCAGCGGCTCGTCATCAGCCGGCACCTGAAGTAG
- a CDS encoding lysophospholipid acyltransferase family protein, with the protein MNRAGALLLRAWGVRLRARGLEHLPRDGAAVLAANHTGYLDFVLLEWAARQRGRLVRFMSKASVFDAPVVGRLMRAMGHVRVERWTGASAYRHARRLVTSGEVVGVFPEATISRSFRVKRLKPGAAALALHATRTTGVVVPLVPCVVWGGHRLLTVDGRRTLRRGVAVDVVVGEPLLPREDESVAELTARLREALVRLLDDAVGHYPQQPRSDADRWWVHADRGGTAPDVATGAALDRAALQRAGAPSD; encoded by the coding sequence GTGAACCGCGCCGGCGCTCTGCTGCTGCGCGCGTGGGGCGTGCGACTGCGGGCTCGTGGGCTCGAGCACCTGCCGCGCGACGGTGCCGCGGTGCTGGCCGCCAACCACACCGGCTACCTCGACTTCGTGCTGCTGGAGTGGGCAGCGCGCCAGCGGGGACGACTCGTGCGCTTCATGAGCAAGGCCTCGGTCTTCGACGCCCCCGTCGTCGGCCGGCTCATGCGCGCGATGGGGCACGTGCGGGTCGAGCGCTGGACGGGCGCGAGCGCCTACCGCCACGCCCGGCGCCTCGTGACGTCGGGCGAGGTCGTGGGCGTCTTCCCCGAGGCCACCATCTCGCGCTCCTTCCGCGTGAAGCGGCTGAAGCCGGGGGCCGCAGCACTCGCCCTGCACGCCACCCGGACGACCGGGGTCGTCGTCCCCCTCGTGCCCTGCGTCGTGTGGGGCGGGCACCGGCTGCTCACGGTCGACGGACGTCGCACGCTGCGCCGCGGGGTGGCGGTCGACGTCGTGGTCGGCGAACCGCTCTTGCCGCGCGAGGACGAGTCGGTGGCGGAGCTGACGGCGCGGCTGAGGGAGGCCCTGGTGCGGCTGCTCGACGACGCGGTCGGGCACTACCCGCAGCAGCCGAGGTCCGACGCCGACCGGTGGTGGGTCCACGCCGACCGCGGCGGCACCGCCCCCGACGTGGCCACCGGAGCCGCGCTCGACCGCGCGGCACTGCAGCGCGCGGGCGCTCCGTCGGACTGA
- a CDS encoding alpha/beta fold hydrolase has protein sequence MAFSETTAVAVGDLTFDVRHAGPDDGTPVVLLHGFPTTSLSWSPVVPALADAGLRVVAPDQRGYSPGARPADVAAYATDRLAQDVVSLADALGLDRFHLVGHDWGAAVAWYVAAHHGHRLETLTTFSVPHLAAYNAALAHDADARERGSYIGLFRREGKAEDLLLADDARRLRAMYQGAVPQHLVDAYVAQLQEPGALTAALGWYRAMTPELAGLPSVDVPTTFVWSDDDLAIGRAGADACGAHVSADYRYEVLEGVTHWIPEQAPDAAAAAILDRVRGVDPEAPRPI, from the coding sequence ATGGCCTTCTCCGAGACCACTGCCGTCGCGGTCGGCGACCTCACGTTCGACGTCCGGCACGCCGGACCGGACGACGGGACGCCGGTCGTGCTGCTGCACGGGTTCCCGACCACCTCGCTCTCGTGGTCGCCCGTGGTGCCCGCGCTCGCCGACGCCGGCCTGCGCGTCGTCGCCCCCGACCAGCGGGGCTACTCCCCCGGCGCCCGACCGGCCGACGTCGCCGCCTACGCCACCGACCGCCTGGCGCAGGACGTCGTGAGCCTCGCCGACGCGCTCGGGCTCGACCGCTTCCACCTGGTCGGGCACGACTGGGGCGCGGCCGTCGCGTGGTACGTCGCCGCGCACCACGGGCACCGGCTCGAGACCCTGACCACCTTCTCGGTGCCGCACCTGGCCGCCTACAACGCGGCGCTCGCCCACGACGCCGACGCCCGCGAGCGCGGCTCCTACATCGGGCTGTTCCGACGGGAGGGGAAGGCCGAGGACCTCCTGCTCGCCGACGACGCCCGCCGGCTCCGCGCCATGTACCAGGGCGCCGTGCCCCAGCACCTCGTCGACGCCTACGTCGCGCAGCTGCAGGAGCCGGGGGCGCTCACCGCGGCGCTCGGCTGGTACCGCGCCATGACCCCGGAGCTGGCGGGGTTGCCGTCGGTCGACGTGCCGACCACCTTCGTCTGGAGCGACGACGACCTCGCCATCGGTCGGGCCGGCGCCGACGCGTGCGGCGCGCACGTGAGCGCCGACTACCGCTACGAGGTGCTCGAGGGCGTCACGCACTGGATCCCGGAGCAGGCGCCCGACGCGGCCGCGGCGGCGATCCTGGACCGTGTCCGGGGCGTCGACCCCGAGGCCCCCCGGCCCATCTAG
- a CDS encoding exonuclease domain-containing protein, which translates to MRTNRFEGFCAACTLHVLAGAGRLTGTPGAWRTWCVACAPRPPARGGHDGWHRLPLASLDLETTGTDALHDRVVSFALLDEPGFEIAGLVRPDVPVPEAAAAVHGITDAMLQDAPTSAEALPVVLDWLATLAERRVGLVVFNACYDLSMLRAEARRHGLAEPDWERLLVVDPYVVDWGIERGALGRRRLGDVAAYYGVALDGAHDATCDAVAARQVAVELAARHADVGTLDLEQLMHAQRGWYAERAEDWNAYARRVGRDLDDPAGWPLVG; encoded by the coding sequence CGCCGGGCGCCTGGCGCACGTGGTGCGTCGCCTGCGCACCCCGCCCGCCGGCACGGGGCGGGCACGACGGGTGGCACCGGCTGCCGCTCGCCTCGCTCGACCTCGAGACCACCGGCACCGACGCGCTGCACGACCGCGTGGTGAGCTTCGCGCTGCTCGACGAGCCCGGCTTCGAGATCGCCGGCCTCGTCCGGCCGGACGTCCCCGTGCCCGAGGCAGCCGCCGCCGTCCACGGCATCACGGACGCGATGCTGCAGGACGCCCCGACGTCGGCGGAGGCGCTGCCGGTCGTGCTCGACTGGCTCGCGACGCTCGCCGAGCGCCGGGTGGGTCTCGTGGTGTTCAACGCCTGCTACGACCTGTCGATGTTGCGCGCCGAGGCGCGCCGGCACGGGCTCGCCGAGCCCGACTGGGAGCGGTTGCTCGTCGTCGACCCGTACGTCGTCGACTGGGGGATCGAGCGTGGCGCGCTGGGTCGTCGTCGCCTCGGCGACGTCGCCGCCTACTACGGGGTCGCGCTCGACGGTGCCCACGACGCCACGTGCGACGCGGTCGCCGCGCGACAGGTGGCGGTCGAGCTGGCGGCCAGGCACGCCGACGTCGGCACGCTCGACCTGGAGCAGCTCATGCACGCCCAGCGCGGGTGGTACGCCGAGCGCGCGGAGGACTGGAACGCCTACGCGCGGCGGGTCGGCCGCGACCTCGACGACCCCGCCGGCTGGCCGCTCGTCGGCTAG